The genomic region ACGCAAAAACACATGACGATTCTTTATTATCATCAAGCATTAGCATAGCTAAATCGGTCAAGCTTTTCTTCGCCCTCCTAAACTGCCCTTCACCGATTACATTTCTCGATTTTGAATCAAAATCAGTTTCAACAATCTCCAAATGCTTACACCAAGCTCGAATCTTTTCCACCCCATCACGAACAGCATTACAAATATCAAGCGCCTTAACAATCATATCAGAAAACGTCACAAACCTATCCAACGGCGGGTTCGAAAGATCTGCCCCATTTTCCAACATGACAACCTTAAAATCCTCTTGACACGCGATAAAAGCATCCAACAACTTAAAAACCCAATTCAGAGACAAAACTTCATCAGCAGACGAACCCGAAAGCGCACGAAACCGCCTGAAAACCTGGTGTTCAAACGACCCGAGTTCACAATGCATTTCTGAACTCGGATCAACATT from Helianthus annuus cultivar XRQ/B chromosome 10, HanXRQr2.0-SUNRISE, whole genome shotgun sequence harbors:
- the LOC110883234 gene encoding uncharacterized protein LOC110883234, with the translated sequence MSFGGFRRSVMSIGNDRSINKVHSMDVNVDPSSEMHCELGSFEHQVFRRFRALSGSSADEVLSLNWVFKLLDAFIACQEDFKVVMLENGADLSNPPLDRFVTFSDMIVKALDICNAVRDGVEKIRAWCKHLEIVETDFDSKSRNVIGEGQFRRAKKSLTDLAMLMLDDNKESSCVFAYGNRPFRYPVPE